From the Deltaproteobacteria bacterium genome, one window contains:
- a CDS encoding LLM class flavin-dependent oxidoreductase, which yields MTLSCAFATSERSHEHARIAEELGYAHAWFYDSPALYSDVWAQLCRAAERTTRIGLGPGVLVPSLRHPMVNAAAIATLVGIAGEARVAIAIGSGFTGRFTLGQRPMKWTDVVAYVRTLRALLAGEQVEWDGGLLQMLHPAEYGAPRPIRVPIVIAAAGPKGIAAAKQHGDGAFGAPMPIPGFARSIVLTFGTVLRDGETPGAERVLAAAGHAAPVLFHFAMENGRLDLLPNGAAWAAAYADVPAKARHLALHDRHLIEVNERDRPFVTAELLAQNGLALDAAGWRDRVAMLESMGATEIAYQPAGPDIPGELERFAAAIRG from the coding sequence ATCACGCTCTCCTGCGCCTTCGCCACCTCCGAACGGAGCCACGAGCACGCCCGCATTGCCGAGGAGCTCGGCTACGCGCACGCCTGGTTCTACGACTCTCCCGCCCTCTATTCCGACGTCTGGGCGCAACTCTGCCGCGCCGCCGAGCGCACCACCCGGATCGGCCTCGGGCCCGGAGTCCTGGTCCCGAGCCTCCGTCATCCCATGGTGAACGCGGCGGCGATCGCGACCCTGGTCGGCATCGCGGGCGAAGCGCGCGTCGCGATCGCGATCGGCTCCGGCTTCACCGGGCGTTTCACGCTCGGGCAGCGCCCGATGAAGTGGACCGACGTCGTCGCCTACGTCCGGACGCTGCGCGCGCTCCTCGCCGGCGAGCAGGTCGAGTGGGACGGCGGCCTCCTCCAGATGCTGCACCCCGCGGAGTACGGCGCGCCCCGGCCGATCCGCGTCCCGATCGTCATCGCCGCCGCGGGACCCAAGGGCATTGCCGCCGCCAAGCAGCACGGCGACGGCGCCTTCGGCGCGCCGATGCCCATCCCGGGGTTCGCGCGCAGCATCGTATTGACCTTCGGCACCGTGCTCCGCGACGGCGAAACGCCGGGCGCCGAGCGCGTGCTGGCAGCCGCCGGCCACGCCGCGCCCGTCCTCTTTCACTTCGCCATGGAGAACGGTCGCCTCGACCTGCTGCCGAACGGCGCGGCCTGGGCGGCGGCGTACGCCGACGTTCCGGCGAAGGCGCGCCACCTCGCCCTCCACGACCGCCACCTGATCGAGGTCAACGAGCGCGACCGGCCGTTCGTGACCGCCGAGCTGCTGGCGCAAAACGGGCTCGCCCTCGATGCTGCCGGCTGGCGGGATCGCGTGGCGATGCTGGAGTCGATGGGCGCGACCGAGATCGCCTACCAGCCCGCCGGACCGGACATCCCGGGCGAGCTCGAACGCTTCGCCGCCGCGATCCGCGGTTGA
- a CDS encoding nucleotidyltransferase, whose translation MATNPDFKDLFASFNDAAVEYLVVGAHAVMVFTEPRYTKDLDLWVRPSAINAKRVLRALAAFGAPLQGLSETDFSSEGTIFQMGVAPNRIDVITTVDGLRFEDSFSRALRTTYGGVPISVLGADDLVINKRTVARPQDLLDLERLERALRKPD comes from the coding sequence ATGGCGACGAACCCAGACTTCAAAGATCTGTTTGCAAGCTTCAACGACGCCGCCGTTGAGTACCTGGTCGTTGGCGCCCATGCGGTGATGGTTTTTACGGAGCCTCGCTACACAAAGGATCTGGACCTTTGGGTTCGTCCGAGCGCTATCAATGCCAAGCGGGTGCTCCGGGCGTTGGCAGCCTTTGGCGCTCCATTGCAGGGGCTGAGCGAGACTGATTTTTCCTCGGAAGGAACGATCTTTCAGATGGGTGTTGCGCCCAATCGGATCGACGTCATCACCACCGTTGATGGCCTGCGCTTCGAAGATTCGTTCTCGAGAGCGCTGCGCACGACCTACGGAGGGGTGCCCATTTCCGTCTTGGGCGCCGACGATCTGGTGATCAACAAACGCACCGTGGCGCGACCGCAAGACCTGCTCGACCTGGAACGCCTGGAGCGGGCGCTTCGAAAACCCGACTGA
- a CDS encoding enoyl-CoA hydratase/isomerase family protein, protein MKRTPPTLPPTMLYEKRDRIAIVTINRPEAMNAFTADMLRGMDAAFADFNADPDLWVAILAAAGEKSFCAGMDLKEAIPAMAEGDDLGYGDHTKRPFSDVFKPIIAAVNGFCIAGGLEFLQGTDLRIAAEHATFGLGEVRWGIIPTGGSHIRLPRQIPWAVAMELLLMGRPIDAKRAYDVGLVNAVVPAAEVLPTAVKWAETICKNGPLAVKTAKEIAVRALGLESGFVLEKALGARVFASADAAEGPKAFAEKRPPKFTGR, encoded by the coding sequence ATGAAGAGGACGCCGCCGACGCTGCCGCCGACGATGCTCTACGAGAAGCGCGACCGCATCGCGATCGTCACCATCAACCGTCCCGAGGCGATGAACGCGTTCACCGCCGACATGCTGCGCGGCATGGACGCCGCCTTCGCCGACTTCAACGCCGACCCGGATCTCTGGGTCGCGATCCTCGCCGCCGCGGGCGAGAAATCGTTCTGCGCCGGCATGGACCTGAAGGAAGCCATCCCGGCGATGGCCGAGGGCGACGACCTCGGCTACGGCGACCACACCAAGCGGCCCTTCTCGGACGTCTTCAAGCCCATCATCGCCGCGGTGAACGGCTTCTGCATCGCCGGCGGCCTCGAGTTCCTGCAGGGTACCGACCTCCGCATCGCCGCCGAGCACGCGACCTTCGGACTCGGGGAAGTGCGCTGGGGCATCATCCCGACCGGCGGCTCGCACATCCGGCTGCCGCGCCAGATCCCGTGGGCGGTGGCGATGGAGCTGTTGCTGATGGGACGGCCGATCGACGCCAAGCGCGCCTACGACGTCGGCCTGGTCAACGCCGTCGTGCCGGCCGCCGAGGTGTTGCCGACTGCGGTCAAATGGGCAGAGACCATCTGCAAGAACGGCCCGCTCGCGGTGAAGACCGCGAAGGAGATCGCGGTGCGCGCGCTCGGCCTCGAGTCGGGCTTCGTGCTCGAGAAGGCGCTCGGCGCCCGCGTCTTCGCCTCCGCCGACGCGGCGGAGGGCCCGAAGGCGTTCGCCGAGAAGCGCCCCCCGAAGTTCACCGGGCGCTGA
- a CDS encoding OB-fold domain-containing protein, which produces MSEPAATPRPLPALQGLTGEFYAWCAQGELRFQRCDACGAWRHVPREICAACGGAAWSWTRSSGRGRIFTWTVAARAMHPGFAADAPYAPVVVEMEEGVRLVSLMVDCPPDALAIDMPVEVVFVAASPEVTLPKFRRA; this is translated from the coding sequence ATGAGCGAGCCTGCCGCAACGCCGCGACCGCTGCCCGCCCTGCAGGGCCTGACAGGAGAATTCTACGCCTGGTGCGCGCAGGGCGAGTTGCGCTTCCAGCGTTGCGACGCGTGCGGTGCCTGGCGCCACGTGCCGCGCGAGATCTGCGCCGCGTGCGGTGGCGCCGCCTGGTCATGGACGCGCTCGAGCGGCCGCGGCCGCATCTTCACCTGGACGGTCGCGGCGCGCGCGATGCACCCCGGCTTCGCGGCCGACGCTCCGTACGCGCCGGTCGTCGTCGAGATGGAGGAGGGCGTCCGGCTCGTGAGCCTCATGGTCGACTGCCCGCCCGACGCGCTCGCGATCGACATGCCGGTCGAGGTCGTGTTCGTGGCGGCCTCCCCCGAGGTGACGCTCCCGAAGTTCCGCCGCGCTTGA
- a CDS encoding transporter has translation MATSLSDRACIVGIGETAYCRAPGSGKTQLGIQLEASLAALADAGLSPRQLDGVMPFPNLGSAEELAANLGIASLRFATTVHMGGAAPVASLQVAAAAVVSGVADYVLLPAGWNGYSGRRARETVAMDVSSLPGGAIARDYYMPYGLTAPPQWYALIARRHMHEFGTQPEQLGAIAIAMRKHAQLNPGAVMKDKPLTMEAYLASPMITAPYRLFDCCLETDGAAAVVVTTKERARDLRRRPVSILGVAAAQPYPADEITNRKDLFETGLTIAAPRAFAMAGITPADVDFAEIYDCFTFEVLQQIEETGFCGRGEGGAFVEGGTIELGGALPVNTHGGLLSEAHVLGMSHVTEAVRQLRGDGGERQVADAELGVVTGWGDFGDGSIAILRRA, from the coding sequence ATGGCGACGTCCCTTTCCGATCGCGCCTGCATCGTCGGCATCGGCGAGACCGCGTATTGTCGCGCGCCGGGCTCCGGGAAGACGCAGCTCGGGATCCAGCTCGAAGCTTCCCTCGCGGCGCTCGCCGACGCCGGCCTCTCGCCGCGCCAGCTCGACGGCGTCATGCCGTTTCCGAACCTCGGAAGCGCCGAGGAGCTCGCCGCCAATCTCGGCATCGCGAGCCTGCGCTTCGCGACCACCGTGCACATGGGCGGGGCCGCGCCGGTGGCGTCGCTGCAGGTCGCGGCCGCCGCGGTCGTGAGCGGCGTCGCGGACTACGTGCTCCTGCCGGCGGGGTGGAACGGCTACTCGGGACGACGGGCCCGCGAGACGGTCGCGATGGACGTGTCGTCGCTGCCGGGGGGCGCGATCGCGCGCGACTACTACATGCCCTACGGCCTGACCGCGCCGCCGCAGTGGTACGCGCTGATCGCGCGTCGCCACATGCACGAGTTCGGGACGCAGCCCGAGCAGCTCGGCGCGATCGCGATCGCCATGCGCAAGCACGCGCAGCTGAACCCGGGCGCCGTGATGAAGGACAAGCCGCTCACCATGGAGGCCTATCTCGCGTCGCCGATGATCACGGCGCCGTATCGCCTCTTCGACTGCTGTCTCGAGACCGACGGCGCGGCGGCCGTGGTCGTCACGACCAAGGAGCGAGCCCGCGACCTCCGCCGGCGTCCGGTGTCCATCCTCGGGGTCGCGGCGGCGCAGCCCTATCCCGCCGACGAGATCACCAACCGGAAGGACCTGTTCGAGACCGGCCTCACGATCGCGGCGCCGCGCGCGTTCGCCATGGCCGGGATCACGCCGGCCGACGTCGACTTCGCCGAGATTTACGACTGCTTCACCTTCGAGGTCTTGCAGCAGATCGAGGAGACCGGGTTCTGCGGCCGCGGCGAGGGCGGCGCCTTCGTCGAGGGCGGCACGATCGAGCTCGGCGGCGCGCTTCCCGTGAACACCCACGGCGGGCTGCTTTCCGAAGCGCACGTGCTCGGCATGAGCCACGTCACGGAGGCGGTGCGGCAGCTCCGCGGCGACGGCGGCGAGCGTCAGGTCGCGGATGCCGAGCTCGGTGTCGTGACCGGCTGGGGCGATTTCGGCGACGGCTCGATCGCCATTCTCCGCCGCGCATGA
- a CDS encoding response regulator produces the protein MCPLRRRLFLLAAAALLPLALVDAAVWRSALFFGGGFPASIVIGVIAASVVGRSIAARPRRGGAAGRDVLVVEDDDDAREALCELLTLAGHRVRSAADGVAGLAALVDAPPDVALVDVGLPGIDGYEVARRARAAGAAARTKLVALTGYGLPEDQARAIEAGFHAHLVKPVSLDALAKLLAE, from the coding sequence ATGTGCCCCCTGCGACGTCGGCTGTTCCTGCTCGCCGCCGCGGCGTTGCTGCCGCTCGCGCTGGTCGACGCTGCCGTGTGGCGCTCGGCGCTGTTTTTCGGCGGCGGGTTCCCGGCGTCGATCGTGATCGGCGTGATCGCGGCCTCGGTCGTGGGACGGAGCATCGCGGCACGGCCGCGGCGCGGGGGCGCCGCGGGGCGCGACGTGCTCGTCGTCGAGGACGACGACGACGCCCGCGAAGCGCTCTGCGAGCTCCTGACGCTCGCGGGGCATCGCGTGCGGTCGGCGGCGGACGGCGTCGCGGGGCTCGCCGCGCTCGTGGACGCGCCACCCGACGTGGCGCTCGTCGACGTCGGCCTGCCCGGGATCGACGGCTACGAGGTCGCGCGCCGCGCCCGCGCCGCCGGTGCCGCCGCCCGCACGAAGCTCGTGGCGCTCACCGGCTACGGGCTTCCCGAGGACCAGGCGCGTGCCATCGAGGCGGGCTTCCACGCCCACCTGGTGAAACCCGTCAGCCTGGACGCGCTCGCCAAGCTCCTGGCGGAGTGA
- a CDS encoding aminotransferase class III-fold pyridoxal phosphate-dependent enzyme, producing MSLRRTRGARETELLATARRLLPSGVRSPSGRPEDAMVVASAHGARFVDTSGNEYVDYLLGSGPLFLGHAHPAVVAAVAEQLERGTSYLLVSEPAIRLAAALVELVPCAEAVTFHSTGSEATYYALRLARAFRGRDVILKFEGAYHGMHDAALMSTQWTHAPAPFPAAVPGSRGIPASTAADVLVAPFNDIATASAIIERHHDRIAAVIVEPLQRTIAPRPGFLAELRRITAHYGIVLVFDEVVTGFRLGLGGAQSRYGVTPDLCALGKSISGGHPLGVVCGRREILALADPERRTTGDGVLLTGTYSGNPVSAAAALACIAELRRPGIYPDLEATGRRLMSALQGMCDDAGIPAHVQGEPAVFQPWFAAAPVVDHRSALAANHARAAAFTAHLLEAGVVKAHEKFFLSTAHGDEEIAWTLAAFGEAVERLRHG from the coding sequence ATGAGCCTACGGCGGACACGCGGCGCCCGCGAGACGGAGCTGCTGGCGACGGCGCGGCGGCTCCTGCCGAGCGGGGTGCGGAGCCCCTCGGGCCGCCCCGAGGATGCGATGGTGGTCGCGAGCGCGCACGGGGCCCGGTTCGTCGATACGAGCGGCAACGAGTACGTCGACTACCTGCTCGGCTCGGGGCCGCTGTTCCTCGGGCACGCGCATCCGGCGGTGGTCGCGGCGGTCGCCGAACAGCTCGAGCGCGGCACGAGCTACCTCCTCGTGAGCGAGCCGGCGATCCGGCTCGCCGCGGCGCTCGTCGAGCTCGTGCCGTGCGCCGAGGCGGTGACGTTCCACAGCACGGGCTCGGAAGCGACCTACTACGCGCTCCGGCTGGCGCGTGCCTTTCGTGGCCGCGACGTGATCCTGAAGTTCGAGGGCGCCTATCACGGGATGCACGACGCGGCCTTGATGAGCACCCAGTGGACGCACGCGCCCGCGCCGTTCCCCGCCGCGGTGCCCGGCTCGCGGGGCATCCCGGCGAGCACGGCCGCCGACGTGCTCGTCGCGCCGTTCAACGACATCGCGACGGCGAGCGCCATCATCGAGCGCCACCACGACCGGATCGCCGCGGTGATCGTGGAGCCGCTGCAACGCACGATCGCGCCGCGCCCGGGATTCCTGGCCGAACTCCGGCGGATCACGGCGCACTACGGCATCGTCCTGGTCTTCGACGAGGTCGTGACGGGCTTCCGGCTCGGCCTCGGCGGCGCGCAGAGCCGCTACGGCGTGACCCCCGATCTCTGCGCGCTCGGGAAGAGCATCTCCGGCGGCCATCCGCTCGGCGTCGTCTGCGGCCGGCGCGAGATCCTGGCGCTCGCCGACCCGGAGCGGCGGACGACCGGCGACGGCGTGCTGCTCACCGGCACCTACAGCGGCAATCCGGTCTCGGCGGCGGCGGCGCTCGCCTGCATCGCCGAGCTCCGCCGCCCCGGGATCTATCCGGATCTCGAGGCGACCGGACGGCGCCTCATGAGCGCCTTGCAGGGCATGTGCGACGACGCGGGGATCCCCGCGCACGTTCAGGGCGAGCCGGCGGTCTTCCAGCCGTGGTTCGCGGCCGCGCCCGTCGTCGATCATCGGAGCGCCCTCGCGGCCAACCACGCGCGCGCCGCCGCGTTCACCGCGCATCTGCTCGAGGCCGGCGTCGTCAAGGCGCACGAGAAGTTCTTCCTGTCGACGGCGCACGGCGACGAGGAGATCGCGTGGACGCTCGCGGCGTTCGGCGAGGCGGTGGAACGGCTGCGCCACGGGTGA
- a CDS encoding sulfotransferase, which yields MSAAASFRASDAMLHEEAIAAAGCDDFGDPSYREAFGRILDAYDREARFHDTGRAAARAHLVGLLATRLRSEAGLKAPGVAAAADAIRRPIVVLGLVRTGSTALHHLLAQDPAVQVLEYWLAARPRRRPLLAGWGADPAFRAAGAEIEAMYAFDPGLRKIHLMMPDLAEECRHFLAQSFTDDSFEVNATVPSYVAWYENGRHLETYRRHRRLLGLVGGDDPRRWVLKYPVHLKHLDALLTAHPDACIVQTHRDPAQVMASYVELIAGFRAIYERDIDRAAIASEQLEVWAAAAERAMATRARHDPAQFHDVFFRDFVADPIASVRAIYDRFGMELSVEAEARMRAWQEGDPDGAYAAPRRIDDGLDLPPARVRERFAAYIGHFDLGGDAPTPAR from the coding sequence ATGAGCGCGGCGGCGTCCTTCCGCGCGAGCGACGCGATGCTGCACGAGGAGGCGATCGCCGCCGCCGGCTGCGACGACTTCGGCGACCCGTCGTATCGCGAGGCCTTCGGGCGCATCCTCGACGCCTACGATCGGGAAGCGCGCTTCCACGACACGGGCCGGGCGGCGGCGCGCGCGCATCTCGTCGGGCTCCTCGCCACGCGGCTCCGCTCGGAGGCGGGGCTGAAGGCCCCGGGAGTCGCGGCGGCCGCCGACGCCATCCGGCGGCCGATCGTGGTGCTCGGCCTCGTGCGCACCGGCAGCACCGCGCTCCACCATCTGCTCGCCCAGGATCCGGCGGTGCAGGTGCTGGAGTACTGGCTCGCGGCGCGCCCGCGCCGGCGGCCGCTGCTCGCCGGCTGGGGTGCCGATCCCGCCTTCCGCGCCGCCGGCGCCGAGATCGAAGCCATGTACGCGTTCGATCCGGGCCTGCGGAAGATCCATCTGATGATGCCGGATCTGGCGGAGGAGTGCCGCCACTTCCTCGCGCAGAGCTTCACCGACGATTCCTTCGAGGTGAACGCGACGGTGCCGTCGTACGTCGCCTGGTACGAGAACGGGCGGCACCTCGAGACCTATCGCCGCCATCGGCGTCTGCTCGGGCTCGTCGGCGGCGACGATCCGCGGCGCTGGGTGCTGAAGTATCCCGTGCACCTGAAGCACCTGGATGCGCTCCTCACCGCCCATCCCGATGCCTGCATCGTGCAGACCCACCGCGACCCGGCGCAGGTGATGGCGTCATACGTGGAGCTGATCGCCGGCTTCCGCGCCATCTACGAGCGCGACATCGACCGCGCCGCGATCGCGAGCGAGCAGCTCGAGGTGTGGGCGGCCGCCGCGGAGCGCGCGATGGCGACGCGCGCACGCCACGACCCGGCGCAGTTCCACGACGTGTTCTTCCGCGACTTCGTGGCGGACCCGATCGCCTCGGTGCGAGCGATCTACGACCGGTTCGGGATGGAGCTCTCGGTGGAGGCCGAGGCGCGCATGCGGGCATGGCAGGAGGGCGATCCTGACGGAGCGTATGCCGCGCCGCGGCGGATCGACGACGGGCTCGATCTCCCGCCGGCGCGCGTGCGCGAGCGCTTCGCCGCGTACATCGGACACTTCGATCTCGGGGGCGACGCGCCGACGCCGGCGCGCTGA
- a CDS encoding aminopeptidase P family protein, whose amino-acid sequence MAEHGIAAYLVPRADEHQNEYVPASEERLRWISGFSGSAGLAVIGRAHAAVFVDGRYVLQVRQQSDAAFWEHRHVIETPFLDWVKQHLAAGDRVGFDPRLHTVGEVKRHRTALAGPGVELVAIQPNLVDRCWADRPPPPRSPVVLHPLAVAGETSAAKRVRMAAELAKAGLDALVVSASDSLAWLFNVRGADVPMTPFVLGYAILRADAAATLFVDPAKVGVEVRAALECDGGGAVAIAAPADLEEALAVCGGKKVRLDAGTGNVFLHDRLEAAGAAVDVGADPCQAAKARKNAVEIEGMRRAHHRDGVALVRFFAWLDAASRVGESEWTLAEVLGALRARGARYRGPSFDTISALGGNAAQPHYRVAADQARVVAADDLYLVDSGGQYLDGTTDVTRVVMLGAPTAEMRRRYTEVLRGMIAVSRARFPFGTTGAQLDPLARQFLWASGVDFDHGTGHGVGSYLSVHEGPQSISKRSTEVKLEPGMVLSVEPGYYKPDAFGIRIENLVVVIEAEPQPEGAELRTLAFETLTVAPLERRLIDVAALGPQERAWVDDYHAAVLAALTPDLDAADAAWLARAAAPLGR is encoded by the coding sequence ATGGCCGAGCACGGCATCGCGGCGTATCTCGTGCCGCGCGCCGACGAGCACCAGAACGAGTACGTCCCGGCATCCGAGGAGCGTTTGCGCTGGATCAGCGGCTTCAGCGGCAGCGCCGGGCTCGCCGTGATCGGCCGCGCCCACGCCGCGGTCTTCGTCGACGGCCGTTACGTCCTCCAGGTCCGGCAGCAGAGCGACGCAGCGTTCTGGGAGCATCGCCACGTCATCGAGACGCCCTTCCTCGACTGGGTGAAGCAGCATCTCGCGGCGGGCGACCGCGTCGGCTTCGACCCGCGGCTCCACACCGTCGGCGAGGTGAAGCGGCACCGGACGGCGCTCGCCGGTCCCGGCGTCGAGCTCGTGGCGATCCAGCCGAACCTCGTCGATCGCTGCTGGGCGGACCGGCCGCCACCGCCGCGGAGCCCGGTCGTGCTCCATCCGCTCGCGGTGGCGGGCGAGACGTCCGCCGCCAAGCGCGTGCGCATGGCGGCGGAGCTCGCGAAGGCGGGGCTCGACGCGCTCGTCGTCTCCGCGTCCGACAGTCTCGCCTGGCTCTTCAACGTGCGGGGCGCCGACGTGCCGATGACGCCGTTCGTGCTCGGCTACGCCATCCTGCGGGCCGACGCGGCGGCGACGCTCTTCGTCGACCCGGCGAAGGTCGGGGTCGAGGTGCGCGCCGCGCTCGAGTGCGACGGCGGCGGGGCGGTCGCGATCGCGGCGCCGGCGGACCTCGAGGAGGCGCTCGCGGTGTGCGGCGGCAAGAAGGTGCGGCTCGACGCCGGCACGGGCAACGTGTTCCTCCACGACCGGCTCGAAGCCGCCGGGGCGGCGGTCGACGTCGGGGCCGACCCGTGCCAGGCGGCGAAGGCACGGAAGAACGCGGTCGAGATCGAGGGCATGCGGCGCGCGCACCATCGCGACGGCGTCGCGCTCGTGCGGTTCTTCGCCTGGCTCGACGCGGCTTCGCGGGTCGGCGAGTCGGAGTGGACGCTCGCCGAGGTGCTGGGCGCGCTGCGCGCGCGCGGCGCGCGCTACCGGGGCCCGAGCTTCGACACGATATCGGCGCTCGGCGGCAACGCGGCGCAGCCGCACTATCGCGTCGCCGCCGACCAGGCGCGCGTCGTCGCCGCCGACGACCTCTATCTCGTCGACAGCGGCGGTCAGTACCTCGACGGGACGACCGACGTGACGCGGGTCGTGATGCTGGGAGCCCCGACCGCCGAGATGCGGCGCCGCTACACCGAGGTGCTGCGCGGGATGATCGCCGTGAGCCGGGCGCGCTTCCCGTTCGGCACGACCGGCGCGCAGCTCGACCCGCTGGCGCGGCAGTTCCTCTGGGCGAGCGGCGTCGACTTCGATCACGGCACCGGCCACGGCGTCGGCAGCTATCTCTCGGTCCACGAGGGGCCGCAGAGCATCTCCAAGCGGTCGACCGAGGTGAAGCTCGAGCCCGGCATGGTCCTGTCTGTCGAGCCCGGCTACTACAAGCCAGATGCCTTCGGCATCCGCATCGAGAACCTCGTCGTCGTCATCGAGGCGGAGCCGCAGCCCGAAGGCGCGGAGCTCCGGACGCTCGCGTTCGAGACGCTGACGGTGGCGCCGCTCGAGCGCCGCCTGATCGACGTCGCCGCGCTCGGGCCGCAGGAACGCGCGTGGGTCGACGACTACCACGCCGCCGTGCTGGCGGCGTTGACGCCCGACCTCGACGCGGCCGACGCTGCCTGGCTCGCGCGCGCGGCCGCTCCACTCGGACGATGA
- a CDS encoding amidohydrolase family protein, whose translation MSTTATDHFVALSECHFMNDHSMHEMSYYPGFTRWWQSIDGVIRAWANRDLAGGAAMPPARAHALIEWMDKAGVDVCFALRESMMDVAGYATCMSTNGFILEEIAPYPDRMYLECNVGPIMRRGVKNAIWELEYLVKERGAKLCKVYAPEDGPLNDRQLWPFYEKACELDVALTIHMGMAYVCPQPTKYTLPLLLDEVCLDFPELKVIAYHMGWPYHEEMMGYAGKHRNLYLSLSGIIGWLQRAPYRGYHMIGQALQWVSPDKIVMGLDLAFDDMPRVVDWVRNLQMPEELQEKWGYPEITEDMRAKFLGLNLAKLAKIEPTKRVKKKG comes from the coding sequence GTGAGCACAACGGCGACCGACCATTTCGTGGCCCTCTCGGAGTGCCACTTCATGAACGACCATTCGATGCACGAGATGAGCTACTATCCGGGGTTCACGCGCTGGTGGCAGAGCATCGACGGCGTGATCCGGGCGTGGGCGAACCGCGACCTGGCGGGCGGAGCGGCCATGCCGCCGGCGCGGGCGCACGCGCTCATCGAATGGATGGACAAGGCCGGGGTCGACGTCTGCTTCGCGCTCCGCGAGTCGATGATGGACGTCGCGGGGTACGCTACCTGCATGTCCACCAACGGCTTCATCCTGGAGGAGATCGCCCCGTATCCCGACCGCATGTACCTCGAGTGCAACGTCGGTCCGATCATGCGGCGGGGCGTGAAGAACGCCATCTGGGAGCTCGAGTACCTCGTGAAGGAGCGCGGCGCGAAACTCTGCAAGGTGTACGCGCCCGAGGACGGACCGCTCAACGACCGCCAGCTCTGGCCGTTCTACGAGAAGGCGTGCGAGCTCGACGTCGCGCTCACGATCCACATGGGCATGGCCTACGTCTGCCCGCAGCCGACGAAGTACACGCTGCCGCTCCTTCTCGACGAGGTCTGCCTCGACTTTCCCGAGCTCAAGGTCATCGCGTACCACATGGGCTGGCCCTACCACGAGGAAATGATGGGCTATGCCGGGAAGCACAGGAACCTGTACCTGAGCCTTTCCGGCATTATCGGGTGGCTGCAGCGCGCCCCGTACCGCGGCTACCACATGATCGGCCAGGCGCTGCAATGGGTGAGCCCGGACAAGATCGTGATGGGGCTCGACCTCGCCTTCGACGACATGCCGCGCGTGGTCGATTGGGTGCGGAATCTCCAGATGCCCGAGGAGCTCCAGGAGAAGTGGGGCTACCCGGAGATCACCGAGGACATGCGGGCGAAGTTCCTCGGCCTCAATCTCGCCAAGCTCGCCAAGATCGAGCCGACGAAGCGGGTGAAGAAGAAGGGGTGA
- a CDS encoding FKBP-type peptidyl-prolyl cis-trans isomerase, whose translation MRTPISTALALAALLALTPTPTPAADPAPSASPAGSMVTTKSGLEYVETSAGEGATPKNGQTVVVLYAITADGKTIEGKNGGRTFEFTLGKNQALKGLEEGVSTMKVGGKRTLHVPPALGYGAEGVPGRVPPHAILQIDVELKAIR comes from the coding sequence ATGCGTACACCGATCTCGACGGCGCTCGCTCTCGCGGCGCTCCTCGCGCTCACCCCGACACCGACGCCGGCGGCGGATCCGGCGCCGTCCGCTTCGCCCGCCGGATCGATGGTGACGACCAAGAGCGGGCTCGAGTACGTCGAGACCAGTGCCGGCGAGGGCGCCACGCCGAAGAACGGGCAGACCGTCGTGGTCCTCTACGCGATCACCGCCGACGGCAAGACGATCGAGGGCAAGAACGGCGGCCGCACCTTCGAGTTCACGCTCGGCAAGAACCAGGCGCTGAAGGGCCTCGAGGAAGGCGTCTCGACGATGAAGGTCGGCGGCAAGCGCACCCTCCACGTCCCGCCCGCGCTCGGCTACGGCGCCGAGGGCGTTCCCGGACGCGTGCCCCCGCACGCGATCCTGCAGATCGACGTCGAGCTGAAGGCGATCCGCTAG